Proteins co-encoded in one Seriola aureovittata isolate HTS-2021-v1 ecotype China chromosome 1, ASM2101889v1, whole genome shotgun sequence genomic window:
- the mespba gene encoding mesoderm posterior ba, producing MDTSSVPLLNYGLQYQWCSDSDLSSISSSETLSPFHSMDSSLSPSYQQPPQSTPKAAKTGYSQSLKSSTFSLSGRGRKSGRANRIRSKQRESASEKEKLRMRDLTKALHHLRSYLPPSVAPAGQTLTKIETLRLTIRYISYLSAQLGLSEEVLFQRREQGDTSASDTSSPDILSYFQHGSMGGQEAQLQNQNLNLNQSLYQAQCHSQNTMLHSGSCSFGVDQYNKQYGEAPQGDINMDTIMQSAPTTQPSCQMCGKDFCIPLVPREYWG from the exons ATGGATACCTCTTCGGTCCCTCTGCTCAACTACGGCCTGCAGTACCAGTGGTGCTCGGACTCAGACCTGTCCAGCATCTCCTCTTCAGAGACCCTCTCCCCTTTCCACTCTATGGACTCCAGCCTGTCTCCTTCCTACCAGCAGCCTCCACAGTCCACTCCTAAGGCAGCGAAAACTGGATATTCCCAGAGCCTCAAATCCTCCACCTTCTCCCTGTCTGGACGTGGCCGGAAGTCGGGCCGAGCCAACCGGATCCGCAGCAAACAGAGGGAGAGCGCCAGCGAGAAGGAGAAGCTGAGGATGAGGGATCTGACCAAGGCTCTGCATCACCTCAGGTCCTACCTCCCGCCCTCGGTTGCCCCTGCCGGACAGACTCTGACAAAGATTGAAACCCTCCGCCTCACTATCCGCTACATCTCCTACTTGTCGGCCCAGCTGGGCCTCAGCGAGGAGGTGCTGTTTCAGCGAAGGGAACAAGGAGACACCTCGGCAAGCGACACTTCCTCGCCTGACATCCTCAGCTACTTCCAGCACGGCTCCATGGGAGGTCAGGAGGCCCAGCTCCAGAACCAGAACCTCAACCTCAACCAAAGCCTGTACCAAGCCCAGTGTCACAGCCAGAACACCATGCTGCACTCTGGGAGTTGTAGTTTTGGAGTGGATCAGTACAATAAACAGTACGGTGAAGCTCCTCAGGGAGACATCAACATGGATACCATCATGCAGTCAGCTCCAACAACACAGCCCTCCTGTCAG atgTGTGGCAAAGACTTCTGCATCCCGCTGGTTCCCAGAGAGTATTGGGGCTAA
- the mespaa gene encoding mesoderm posterior aa: MENSFLFDCESLLEKCYDPVTYDPASDPGYFSAGSSLSPTSSVDSFSFSPTSLQAAGNEQDALDCLLFSSSEAPRLTHETQTLPCSTTKKSRSRYPGKKRETASEREKLRMRDLTKAMHHLRTYLPPSVAPAGQTLTKIETLRLTIRYISYLSAQLGLSEEALEQRRYSGFMEQPQTLNQFLGQPAASYSPQESSCNTMSTAQLSSLQHAYQVSSGDCFTSEQYWSPQQQLENVTFSGQC, from the exons ATGGAGAACTCTTTCCTGTTTGACTGCGAGTCCCTGCTGGAGAAATGTTATGATCCTGTGACCTACGATCCAGCCTCCGACCCTGGTTACTTCAGCGCAGGCAGCAGCCTGTCTCCCACCTCGTCTGTGGACTCCTTTTCCttctcccccacctccctccagGCTGCCGGAAATGAACAAGACGCCTTGGACTGTCTCCTCTTCAGCAGCTCTGAAGCGCCTCGTCTTACCCACGAGACACAGACTCTGCCCTGCTCCACCACAAAGAAATCAAGGTCCAGGTATCCGGGGAAGAAGCGCGAGACAGCCAGTGAGAGGGAGAAGCTGAGGATGAGGGACCTGACCAAGGCAATGCATCACCTCAGGACATACCTCCCACCCTCAGTGGCGCCTGCCGGCCAGACCCTGACCAAGATCGAGACGCTACGCCTCACCATCCGCTACATCTCCTACCTGTCGGCCCAGCTGGGCCTCAGTGAGGAGGCGCTGGAGCAGAGGAGATACTCGGGCTTCATGGAGCAGCCCCAAACCCTCAACCAGTTCCTGGGTCAGCCAGCAGCCAGCTACAGCCCACAGGAATCAAGCTGTAATACCATGAGCACAGcccagctctcctctctgcagcacgCATATCAG GTTTCTAGTGGAGATTGCTTCACCAGCGAACAGTACTGGTCGCCACAGCAACAActagaaaatgtcacattctCTGGACAGTGCTGA